One segment of Streptosporangium brasiliense DNA contains the following:
- a CDS encoding sensor histidine kinase produces the protein MRVRRHGLLTRLLASSVLVAVCSISATAWLTSQSTSGAIREEQDQTLVTDTRINDTLLGYGATHASWDGVGQTVRDLARKTGRRIALTTESGEPIADSSDTLLPAKPSVVVDPLRVDVTLVPGAAKDRIDPRAVGPFKLAAAERSRLRKAANAGAACARRNGQEADVVLSPSGRPSVEIPSKSTYVVSACALRTLESPTATERKALRQLNHLLNRCLSRQNKSEVTLALDLSWTFKPVAPAPAPSPRVLDQQPVSACLAGARREQLRAYVAPAALLYLGSSAQQPSTELTSAGVARIAGTALLVLLLAITVSFVISTRLTRPVRALTEAAQRMQRGDSSARVAVTATGEVGELSEAFNRMSEHLERMEAQRKAMVSDVSHELRTPLSNLRGWMEAAQDGVAELDPALIDSLVEEIMQLQHIVDDLQELALADAGRLRLHPEPVNVADLLDQIATAHRGRADAAGLALTAETTGAPELLADPVRLRQAVGNLVSNAVHYTPPGGRITLRGRLADGHVLIEVADTGVGIAAEHLPHVFDRFWREEKSRNRRTGGSGLGLAIVRNLAEAHHGTVSVSSVPGEGAVFTLRLPVDPGLPA, from the coding sequence ATGAGGGTCCGGCGGCACGGCCTGCTCACGCGGCTGCTGGCGAGCTCCGTCCTGGTGGCCGTCTGCTCGATTTCGGCGACCGCCTGGCTGACCAGCCAGAGCACCTCGGGCGCCATCCGTGAGGAGCAGGACCAGACCCTGGTCACCGACACGCGCATCAACGACACCCTGCTCGGCTACGGCGCGACGCACGCGAGCTGGGACGGCGTCGGTCAGACGGTGCGTGACCTGGCCCGGAAGACAGGGCGCCGCATCGCGCTCACCACCGAGAGCGGCGAACCGATCGCCGACTCCAGCGACACTCTCCTGCCCGCCAAGCCCTCGGTGGTCGTCGATCCGCTGCGGGTGGACGTGACTCTGGTGCCGGGAGCGGCCAAGGACCGCATCGACCCTCGGGCGGTCGGGCCGTTCAAGCTCGCCGCCGCGGAGCGGTCCCGGCTGAGGAAGGCCGCCAACGCGGGGGCGGCCTGCGCGCGCCGCAACGGGCAGGAGGCCGACGTCGTCCTCTCCCCGTCCGGGCGTCCCTCCGTCGAGATCCCCAGCAAGAGCACCTATGTGGTCTCCGCGTGCGCCCTGAGGACGCTGGAGAGTCCCACCGCGACCGAACGCAAGGCGCTGCGCCAGCTCAACCACCTGCTCAACCGGTGTCTGTCGAGGCAGAACAAGTCCGAGGTGACCCTCGCCCTCGACCTGTCCTGGACGTTCAAGCCCGTCGCCCCCGCCCCCGCCCCCAGCCCGCGCGTCCTCGACCAGCAGCCCGTCTCCGCCTGCCTGGCGGGCGCCCGGCGCGAGCAGCTCAGGGCGTACGTCGCGCCCGCGGCCCTGCTCTACCTCGGCTCCTCGGCGCAGCAGCCCTCCACCGAGCTGACCTCGGCCGGGGTGGCGCGCATCGCGGGCACCGCGCTGCTCGTCCTGCTGCTCGCGATCACGGTGAGCTTCGTGATCTCCACCCGGCTGACCAGGCCGGTGCGGGCGCTCACCGAGGCGGCCCAGCGGATGCAGCGGGGTGACAGCTCCGCCCGTGTCGCGGTGACGGCCACCGGCGAGGTGGGCGAGCTGTCGGAGGCGTTCAACAGGATGTCGGAGCATCTGGAGCGGATGGAGGCGCAGCGCAAGGCCATGGTCAGCGACGTCTCCCATGAGCTCCGCACTCCGCTGAGCAACCTGCGCGGCTGGATGGAGGCCGCCCAGGACGGCGTCGCGGAGCTGGACCCCGCGCTGATCGACTCACTGGTGGAGGAGATCATGCAGCTCCAGCACATCGTCGACGACCTGCAGGAGCTGGCTCTCGCGGACGCGGGCAGGCTGCGGCTGCACCCCGAGCCGGTGAACGTGGCCGACCTGCTCGACCAGATCGCCACGGCGCACCGCGGCCGCGCCGACGCGGCCGGCCTCGCCCTGACGGCCGAGACCACCGGCGCCCCCGAACTCCTCGCCGATCCGGTACGGCTGCGCCAGGCCGTGGGGAACCTGGTGAGCAACGCCGTGCACTACACGCCGCCGGGCGGGCGGATCACGCTACGGGGCCGTCTCGCGGACGGGCACGTCCTGATCGAGGTGGCCGACACCGGCGTCGGCATCGCCGCCGAACACCTCCCCCACGTCTTCGACCGGTTCTGGCGGGAGGAGAAGTCACGGAACCGGCGGACCGGCGGCAGCGGGCTCGGCCTGGCCATCGTCCGCAACCTGGCCGAGGCCCACCACGGGACCGTGAGCGTCTCCAGCGTCCCGGGCGAGGGCGCCGTCTTCACGCTGCGGCTGCCGGTCGACCCGGGTCTGCCGGCATGA
- a CDS encoding response regulator transcription factor has protein sequence MCAYVLVAEDDVKQAELVRRYLEREGHSVLVVHDGRAAIDEARGREPDLVVLDVMMPKADGLDVCRVIRAESDVPVLMLTARTTEDDLLIGLDLGADDYVTKPYSPRELMARVRTLLRRARRSRDTVDPEETLKVGDLLVDPARHLVSVAGSPVDCTPAEFRILETLAAQPERVFTRAQLLEEVHGFDRFITRRTIDVHMLNLRKKIESDPRRPTRILTVYGVGYKLTDGSG, from the coding sequence ATGTGCGCATATGTGCTGGTTGCAGAGGACGACGTGAAGCAGGCCGAGCTGGTCCGCCGCTATCTGGAGCGGGAGGGCCACTCGGTGCTCGTCGTGCATGACGGGCGGGCCGCGATCGACGAGGCCCGCGGGCGCGAGCCCGACCTCGTGGTGCTCGACGTGATGATGCCGAAGGCCGACGGCCTCGACGTCTGCCGTGTCATCCGCGCGGAGTCGGACGTCCCCGTGCTCATGCTGACCGCCCGCACCACAGAGGACGACCTGCTGATCGGCCTTGACCTGGGGGCCGACGACTACGTCACCAAGCCCTACAGCCCGCGGGAGCTGATGGCCAGGGTCCGCACGCTCCTGCGGCGGGCGCGGCGTTCCCGGGACACCGTGGACCCCGAGGAGACGCTGAAGGTCGGCGATCTCCTGGTCGACCCCGCACGCCACCTGGTCAGCGTCGCCGGCAGCCCGGTGGACTGCACGCCCGCCGAGTTCCGGATCCTGGAGACGCTCGCCGCCCAGCCGGAGCGGGTCTTCACCCGCGCGCAGCTCCTGGAGGAGGTCCACGGGTTCGACCGCTTCATCACCAGGCGCACGATCGACGTGCACATGCTGAACCTGCGCAAGAAGATCGAGTCCGACCCGCGCAGGCCGACCCGGATCCTGACCGTCTACGGGGTCGGCTACAAGCTGACCGACGGCTCGGGATGA
- a CDS encoding L,D-transpeptidase, with amino-acid sequence MKFNGCLAAAALAAVATLTGCAASEARPVPPQALTATGQAGTGAAAATDQAGTGAVATGQAGTGDGTATDQAGTGAVAVDHAETGAGVEVATVRGPRIAVYKRKGASLPWRELASPNDYGAERVFLVERRDGRWLRVLLPVRPNGSTGWIRADDVTLARTTRRVEIDPTAFRFTVYDGERVLRRGRVATGQAGTPTPPGRYFFTELVRPPDPRGPYGAYAFGLSGFSPTLKRFAGGPGQLAVHGTNDAAAIGTRASHGCVRVGNADITWMAKNLAIGTPVVVKG; translated from the coding sequence GTGAAGTTCAACGGCTGTCTCGCCGCGGCGGCACTCGCCGCCGTGGCCACGCTGACCGGGTGCGCGGCCTCCGAGGCCCGTCCGGTCCCTCCGCAGGCACTCACCGCCACCGGTCAGGCCGGGACCGGGGCTGCCGCCGCCACTGATCAGGCTGGGACCGGGGCTGTCGCGACCGGTCAGGCCGGGACCGGGGACGGCACCGCCACTGATCAGGCCGGGACCGGGGCTGTCGCCGTCGATCACGCCGAGACCGGGGCCGGCGTGGAGGTGGCGACCGTGCGGGGACCACGCATCGCGGTGTACAAGCGCAAAGGGGCGAGCCTGCCCTGGCGTGAGCTCGCGAGCCCCAACGACTACGGCGCCGAGCGGGTCTTCCTCGTGGAGCGCCGCGACGGCCGGTGGCTGCGGGTGCTGCTGCCGGTCAGGCCCAACGGCAGCACGGGCTGGATCAGGGCGGATGACGTCACGCTGGCCAGAACCACGCGCCGGGTGGAGATCGACCCCACGGCGTTCAGGTTCACGGTCTACGACGGGGAGCGCGTCCTGCGCCGGGGGAGGGTGGCCACGGGCCAGGCCGGCACGCCCACGCCCCCCGGCCGCTACTTCTTCACCGAGCTGGTGCGCCCGCCGGACCCGCGCGGGCCGTACGGCGCCTACGCCTTCGGGCTGAGCGGGTTCTCCCCGACGCTGAAGCGCTTCGCCGGAGGCCCGGGGCAGCTCGCCGTCCACGGGACCAATGATGCGGCGGCCATCGGCACGCGGGCCAGCCATGGCTGCGTCCGGGTCGGCAACGCCGACATCACCTGGATGGCGAAGAACCTGGCGATCGGCACCCCGGTCGTCGTGAAGGGCTGA
- a CDS encoding alpha/beta fold hydrolase, which yields MTDGEFEDAQVARPRERRRPWRLLLRITAWGAGLAVLAASAGFLYETDARQGDAARHRAPGRLVDVGGHRLHLYCTGTGAPTVVLEAGLAESSASWEAIQRRLSAGNRACSYDRAGYAWSEDGPSPRTAERTAGELRTLLAAAGEAGPYVLVGHSYGGNTVRVFADRWRDLTAGLVLIDVTDETAVTALRISRPLLAVQFTVNQLVARLGLLRLSGDALVPPGATAAARAGATVVYGDRSMAAARAEAWASADSAAQVAATVRPRAWGDLPAVVISAGGQPAEVTDHARRLAALSARGRLVVAATTDHYVQNAEPGLVLDAVHEVIAAYGQR from the coding sequence GTGACGGACGGAGAGTTCGAGGACGCACAGGTGGCGCGGCCCAGAGAGCGGCGGCGACCGTGGCGGCTGCTGCTGCGGATCACCGCCTGGGGCGCGGGCCTGGCCGTGCTCGCGGCGAGTGCGGGATTCCTCTACGAGACGGACGCCCGGCAGGGCGATGCCGCGCGCCACAGGGCGCCGGGGCGGCTGGTCGACGTCGGCGGTCACCGCCTGCATCTGTACTGCACCGGGACAGGCGCTCCCACCGTCGTGCTGGAGGCGGGGCTGGCCGAGTCGAGCGCGAGCTGGGAGGCCATCCAGCGGCGGCTCTCCGCGGGTAACCGGGCGTGCTCCTACGATCGCGCCGGATACGCCTGGAGCGAGGACGGCCCGTCGCCGCGTACGGCCGAGCGCACCGCCGGGGAACTGCGCACCCTGCTGGCCGCGGCCGGGGAGGCGGGGCCGTACGTCCTCGTCGGGCACTCCTACGGCGGCAACACGGTGCGCGTCTTCGCCGACCGGTGGCGGGACCTGACCGCCGGGCTGGTGCTGATCGACGTCACCGACGAGACGGCCGTCACCGCGCTCCGGATCTCCCGCCCTCTGCTCGCCGTCCAGTTCACCGTCAACCAGCTCGTCGCCCGCCTCGGCCTGCTCAGACTGTCGGGCGACGCCCTCGTGCCGCCCGGCGCCACCGCCGCGGCCCGCGCCGGCGCCACCGTCGTCTACGGGGACCGGAGCATGGCGGCCGCCCGCGCCGAGGCCTGGGCCTCAGCGGACAGCGCCGCCCAGGTCGCCGCGACGGTCCGGCCGCGAGCATGGGGCGATCTGCCGGCCGTGGTCATCTCCGCAGGAGGCCAGCCGGCGGAGGTGACCGATCACGCCAGGCGCCTTGCCGCACTGTCGGCCCGGGGCCGCCTGGTGGTCGCGGCCACGACGGACCACTACGTCCAGAACGCCGAGCCCGGACTCGTCCTCGACGCCGTCCACGAGGTCATCGCCGCTTACGGGCAGAGGTGA
- a CDS encoding alpha/beta fold hydrolase, producing the protein MEPTKTDILKVPGAELYYEVCGSGPVLLLICGGIYDAAGYAGLAERLAGRYTVVTYDRRGNSRSPLAGAPERQSIEVHGDDAHRVLTAVGVTADEPAYVFGNSSGAVIGLELAARHPEQVRALVAHEPPVLGLLPDRDHWHAVIQEVEDTFLKEGAGPAMQVFATGMGMGGEPAQGDGGEPAQGDGSEPARGDAAAQAPQGDAAQASREEPALETAEGPDPEMMGMMARMERNMQFFIGYEVPPFIGYAPDIAALQASSARVVLAVGGASAGEPPYRASFAVAERLGTLPVVFPGDHGGFGAQPEEFAAKLHEVISNP; encoded by the coding sequence ATGGAACCCACGAAGACGGACATCCTGAAGGTGCCCGGTGCGGAGCTGTACTACGAGGTCTGCGGCTCCGGTCCCGTCCTGCTGCTGATCTGCGGCGGGATCTATGACGCCGCCGGATATGCCGGCCTCGCCGAGCGGCTCGCCGGCCGGTACACGGTGGTGACGTACGACCGGCGCGGCAACTCGCGCAGCCCCCTGGCCGGGGCGCCGGAGCGGCAGAGCATCGAGGTCCACGGCGACGACGCACACCGCGTGCTGACGGCGGTGGGCGTCACGGCGGACGAGCCCGCGTATGTCTTCGGCAACAGCTCCGGCGCGGTCATCGGCCTGGAACTGGCCGCCCGCCACCCCGAGCAGGTGCGCGCCCTGGTCGCCCACGAACCCCCCGTCCTCGGCCTGCTGCCCGACCGTGACCACTGGCACGCCGTCATCCAGGAGGTGGAGGACACCTTCCTCAAGGAGGGCGCCGGGCCGGCGATGCAGGTCTTCGCCACCGGGATGGGGATGGGCGGCGAGCCGGCGCAGGGCGACGGCGGCGAGCCGGCGCAGGGGGACGGCAGCGAGCCGGCGCGGGGAGACGCGGCCGCACAGGCCCCGCAGGGGGACGCCGCCCAGGCATCGCGGGAGGAGCCGGCCTTGGAGACGGCGGAGGGACCGGACCCGGAGATGATGGGGATGATGGCGCGCATGGAGCGGAACATGCAGTTCTTCATCGGCTACGAGGTGCCGCCGTTCATCGGGTACGCCCCGGACATCGCCGCGCTCCAGGCGTCCTCGGCACGCGTCGTCCTGGCGGTGGGCGGCGCCTCGGCGGGAGAACCGCCGTACCGGGCCTCCTTCGCCGTGGCCGAGCGGTTGGGGACGCTGCCCGTGGTCTTCCCCGGCGACCACGGGGGCTTCGGCGCCCAGCCCGAGGAGTTCGCCGCCAAGCTCCACGAGGTGATCTCGAACCCCTGA
- a CDS encoding SigE family RNA polymerase sigma factor: protein MNRYDGFHEFVHARQQSLMRTAYLLTGDAHLAEDLLQSVLIKVAGHWPKLLRHGNPEAYTRKALVNQHISWRRRTTRELPSADPPERGHSHDDSTVNRIVLRQALGRLTPRQRAVIVLRFYEDRTERETADLLGCSLGTVKSQTHHALGRLRALAPELTHLLAEIEIQEADR, encoded by the coding sequence TTGAACCGCTACGACGGCTTCCACGAGTTCGTGCACGCCCGCCAGCAGTCGCTGATGCGGACCGCGTACCTGCTCACGGGAGACGCCCACCTTGCGGAGGACCTGCTGCAGAGCGTTCTCATCAAGGTCGCCGGGCACTGGCCGAAGCTCTTACGGCACGGCAATCCCGAGGCGTACACCCGCAAGGCGCTGGTGAACCAGCACATCTCCTGGCGGCGCCGTACCACGAGAGAACTGCCGAGCGCCGACCCACCCGAGCGCGGGCACTCCCACGACGACTCCACGGTGAACCGGATCGTCCTACGCCAGGCCCTGGGCCGCCTGACCCCCCGGCAGCGCGCTGTGATCGTCCTGCGCTTCTACGAGGACCGTACCGAGCGCGAGACCGCCGACCTGCTGGGCTGCTCACTCGGCACGGTCAAGAGCCAGACCCACCACGCGCTGGGCCGCCTGCGCGCGCTCGCGCCCGAGCTGACCCACCTGCTCGCCGAGATCGAAATCCAGGAGGCGGACCGATGA
- a CDS encoding caspase, EACC1-associated type: MSLPDPLRSRAVLIGTSQYEHMPPIPAVENNLQELSKLLQSADLWGLPAANCIVVSNPQTAIDMLDPLQLAAEEARDTLIVYFAGHGLVHSTGSDLYLSLVGSDDKRMYRSVAYDHVRDELRASRARRRIVILDCCYSGRAFGLMNGVDQPTERVANGAALRGTYLMAAAGENKTAEAGDEYTAFSGELISLIQKGIPDQPDLLDVDTLFTHAREALQDKGLPVPQKREEDFSSKLILFRNRAHGRITKEHYGPIPGVTPGALFPNRHALHNAKIHRPLQAGICGTAARGGAESIVVSGGYNDDEDYGNTIIYTGHGGRDPNTGEQIKDQSPTDSGNAALIKSVITGLPVRVVRGSGGNKKFSPASGYSYDGLFAVTDYWAKPGTDGPAILQFRLEKLIDHDVHSRIDLNRKLHPGRWELVAPGSYADRSLATEVKQIYDYACQICGVILEAPGGLKFAATVHIRGLEMPHSGPDVKENMLCLCSNHRDLFKYGAITIEDDFRVIDQTDGEIITNLTLKHKVDLGYIRYHRKHHMIGQQHLIVDLD; encoded by the coding sequence TTGAGCCTTCCTGATCCGTTGAGGTCGCGTGCTGTACTGATTGGAACAAGTCAATACGAGCATATGCCGCCAATTCCTGCAGTCGAAAATAACCTACAAGAACTCAGCAAGCTTCTACAGAGCGCAGATCTATGGGGATTGCCTGCCGCTAATTGCATAGTTGTAAGTAATCCACAAACCGCCATTGACATGCTTGATCCTCTACAGCTAGCTGCAGAGGAAGCAAGGGATACCCTCATCGTTTACTTCGCCGGACACGGATTGGTTCACTCAACGGGAAGTGATCTTTATCTGTCCTTGGTCGGATCGGACGATAAGCGGATGTACCGATCAGTGGCTTACGATCATGTCAGAGACGAGCTAAGGGCCAGCAGGGCGCGCCGACGAATAGTCATTCTAGATTGTTGCTACAGCGGGCGCGCATTCGGCCTGATGAATGGTGTTGACCAGCCGACAGAACGGGTGGCAAACGGTGCAGCGCTACGCGGAACTTATCTCATGGCCGCAGCTGGGGAGAACAAAACTGCCGAAGCCGGGGATGAGTACACAGCATTCAGCGGAGAGCTAATCAGCCTCATTCAAAAAGGGATTCCTGATCAACCCGACCTACTAGACGTAGATACATTATTTACGCATGCGAGAGAGGCACTCCAAGACAAGGGATTGCCGGTACCACAGAAACGAGAAGAAGACTTCAGTTCAAAGTTAATACTTTTTCGAAACCGCGCCCATGGAAGAATTACTAAGGAGCATTACGGTCCGATTCCTGGAGTCACTCCAGGCGCACTTTTCCCTAATCGCCACGCACTTCACAACGCAAAGATACATCGGCCGCTTCAGGCGGGGATATGTGGAACCGCTGCACGAGGCGGCGCAGAGTCTATCGTAGTCTCCGGCGGATATAATGACGACGAAGACTACGGCAACACTATCATCTACACTGGTCACGGCGGTCGCGACCCGAACACTGGCGAGCAAATTAAAGATCAGTCTCCAACAGATTCTGGAAATGCCGCTCTTATCAAGAGCGTTATAACGGGGCTTCCGGTACGAGTGGTACGGGGCTCTGGCGGAAATAAGAAATTCTCGCCCGCTTCTGGATATAGCTACGACGGCTTATTCGCCGTAACAGACTACTGGGCGAAACCTGGCACCGACGGTCCGGCTATCCTACAATTCCGGCTAGAAAAGCTCATTGATCATGACGTGCACTCCAGAATAGATTTGAATCGCAAACTTCACCCTGGTCGCTGGGAACTCGTGGCACCCGGATCCTACGCCGACAGATCACTTGCTACCGAGGTGAAGCAGATATACGACTATGCCTGTCAAATTTGCGGAGTTATTCTCGAGGCTCCCGGTGGCTTGAAATTTGCCGCAACCGTACACATTCGGGGACTAGAGATGCCCCACAGCGGACCAGATGTCAAAGAAAACATGCTATGCCTCTGCTCCAATCATCGTGACCTCTTTAAATATGGCGCTATCACCATTGAGGATGACTTCAGAGTAATTGACCAGACCGATGGAGAGATAATCACGAATCTCACATTGAAGCATAAGGTCGATCTCGGCTATATCCGATACCATCGGAAACATCACATGATCGGCCAGCAACATCTAATAGTCGACCTTGATTAA
- a CDS encoding effector-associated constant component EACC1, producing MTFNIRISGEHAEQELRSLYDWLLREPEILDHADVLLVTKEPSPGQMGDTLDLIALVIASGLQLPSLAAVLTSWRKTRRHKPQVTIERGGTTVALSEADPDLIIQILDAMKDHTIEPS from the coding sequence GTGACTTTCAACATCCGTATCAGCGGAGAGCATGCAGAGCAGGAGCTACGGTCGCTCTACGACTGGCTGCTACGTGAGCCAGAAATCCTTGATCACGCCGACGTGCTTCTTGTCACGAAGGAGCCCTCTCCCGGCCAGATGGGCGACACTCTGGACCTGATCGCATTGGTAATAGCCAGTGGGCTACAGCTACCGAGCCTGGCTGCTGTGTTAACGAGCTGGCGCAAAACGCGACGCCACAAACCACAGGTGACCATCGAACGCGGCGGCACCACTGTCGCCCTCTCCGAAGCCGACCCCGATCTCATCATTCAGATTCTGGACGCCATGAAGGATCATACCATTGAGCCTTCCTGA
- a CDS encoding DEAD/DEAH box helicase — protein MSDLTPGVYEQLVTHALDRRLRAVPGELVEVTSIDQADAEDYLIRHIAALTRHALRAAKTPEQQIGRANHIAEAIIREFLDTEDEGERIVQPGQLLTEVRRPSGIPGRPEPRTRPEIPLSASALLVNGRGQPSIGTEVKREFATADRVDLICAFIKWYGLRLIEGSIKEFIARGGELRVITTTYIGATDRAALDRLVALGATVKISYETHSTRLHAKAWMFHRHTGFSTAYVGSSNLSKAAQLDGLEWNVRLTQIEQAHLLSTFTATFEQYWADPAFEDYDPARDGSRLAEALKREGGSTPTDLPLEIATLDVLPRWYQAEALEELEAEREVHGRMHNLVVMATGTGKTVIAALDYRRLAAAGKVDSVLFVAHQEKILDQSRATFRQTLRDGEFGEKLVAGHRPKKWRHVFASVQSLANINLDELNPARFDMVIVDEFHHAQAPTYRRLLEHLQPRYLLGLTATPERTDGVDVGVFFGGRIAYELRLWQALEQQLLAPFHYFGIHDEVSLADVTWRRGHYDEVALSELYTGNHARVRLILQAVQDKIAHPGEMRALGFCVSVQHARFMADQFTKHGIPSLAVTGDTPLDERRLAVHRLRKGEVNALFTVDLFNEGVDIPEVDTVLFLRPTESATVFLQQLGRGLRRDPNKTCLTALDFVGHQRAEFRFDLRLRALTGLPRRRLPEALPNPTLPAGCHLQLDSVVTEMVLANVRRALRLPWKDLVTELRSMPEISLAGFLEETGLELEDLYRSAKGGWAELRRRAENRPVVEDDADRKLGRAIGRLLHVDDPVRLALLRDDSTDDQRLLAMLHVALLGGDVPFDSGKGVLNLLEIHPQRREELREVASILEERMHRVTMEVAGLPLRLHARYAKNEALAAFGVDRPGNVREGVKWVPEAEADVFFVTLRKSKGFSPTTMYNDRAISPTLFHWESQSTTRASSPTGQRYVNGGSTVHLFLRESKDEDGSLGAPPFFYAGPMTYVSSEGDRPMQVLWQLAHPLPADVFHQASLATP, from the coding sequence ATGAGTGATCTCACGCCTGGCGTCTATGAGCAACTCGTCACGCATGCCCTCGACCGACGTCTACGCGCAGTTCCAGGCGAGCTCGTGGAGGTAACCTCCATCGATCAGGCGGATGCGGAGGACTATCTCATCCGGCACATTGCCGCTCTGACCCGTCACGCCCTACGCGCGGCCAAGACTCCTGAACAGCAGATCGGTCGAGCGAACCACATCGCCGAAGCGATCATCAGGGAGTTCCTCGACACCGAGGATGAAGGGGAAAGGATCGTTCAGCCCGGGCAGTTGCTTACCGAGGTGCGGAGGCCATCGGGGATTCCTGGACGGCCGGAGCCACGGACCAGGCCGGAGATCCCACTGTCCGCCAGTGCTCTCCTCGTGAACGGGCGAGGTCAGCCGAGCATTGGCACTGAAGTTAAGCGTGAGTTTGCGACTGCTGATCGAGTGGACCTGATCTGCGCCTTCATCAAGTGGTACGGCCTGCGTCTCATCGAAGGGTCGATCAAGGAGTTCATTGCCAGAGGCGGTGAGCTGCGAGTGATCACTACGACCTACATCGGCGCTACGGACAGGGCCGCGCTGGACCGCTTGGTTGCCCTTGGTGCCACGGTCAAGATCTCTTACGAGACGCACAGCACGAGACTTCACGCCAAAGCATGGATGTTCCACCGGCACACCGGCTTCTCGACTGCCTACGTAGGCTCATCCAACCTCTCCAAGGCCGCGCAGTTGGACGGTCTGGAGTGGAACGTGCGGCTCACCCAGATTGAACAGGCCCATCTGCTTTCGACGTTCACTGCCACGTTCGAGCAGTACTGGGCCGACCCGGCGTTTGAGGACTATGACCCGGCTCGCGACGGGTCTCGGCTAGCTGAGGCGCTCAAGCGCGAGGGTGGGTCAACTCCAACTGATCTGCCTTTGGAGATCGCCACGTTGGATGTGCTCCCGCGTTGGTATCAGGCGGAGGCACTGGAAGAGTTGGAAGCCGAGCGTGAGGTGCATGGCCGTATGCACAACTTGGTTGTCATGGCCACTGGTACCGGCAAGACAGTGATTGCTGCACTCGACTATCGCCGACTTGCTGCTGCAGGCAAGGTCGACAGCGTACTGTTCGTCGCTCATCAAGAGAAAATCCTGGACCAGAGCCGGGCTACTTTCCGGCAGACGCTCCGCGATGGGGAGTTCGGGGAGAAGCTTGTCGCTGGGCACCGACCGAAGAAGTGGCGGCATGTCTTCGCTTCAGTTCAGTCGCTGGCCAACATCAATCTCGATGAGCTCAACCCGGCCCGGTTCGACATGGTGATTGTGGACGAGTTCCACCATGCTCAGGCCCCCACGTATCGGCGACTGCTTGAACATCTTCAGCCGCGGTATCTTCTCGGTCTGACTGCTACCCCTGAGCGCACCGATGGGGTCGATGTCGGTGTGTTCTTCGGCGGGCGGATCGCTTACGAGCTGCGACTCTGGCAGGCCCTTGAACAGCAGCTTCTCGCTCCGTTTCACTATTTCGGCATCCACGACGAAGTCTCTCTGGCTGACGTGACGTGGCGACGCGGACACTACGACGAGGTGGCTCTCAGCGAGCTATATACCGGGAACCACGCCCGAGTACGCCTTATCTTGCAGGCCGTACAGGACAAGATCGCGCACCCTGGTGAGATGCGGGCGCTCGGCTTCTGCGTGAGCGTTCAACATGCCAGATTCATGGCCGACCAGTTCACCAAGCACGGCATCCCTTCCTTGGCCGTGACTGGTGATACGCCACTTGATGAGCGTCGCCTCGCCGTACACCGCCTGAGAAAGGGGGAGGTCAACGCGCTGTTCACCGTTGACCTGTTCAACGAAGGTGTGGACATTCCCGAGGTGGATACCGTCCTATTTCTGCGTCCTACGGAGAGCGCCACGGTCTTTCTGCAGCAGCTCGGTCGTGGTTTGCGTCGTGACCCGAACAAGACGTGTCTCACTGCGCTGGACTTCGTTGGCCACCAGCGCGCCGAATTCCGCTTCGACCTGCGGTTGCGTGCACTCACCGGGTTGCCCCGGCGTAGGCTCCCCGAGGCGTTGCCGAACCCAACACTCCCTGCCGGGTGTCATCTCCAACTCGACAGCGTGGTGACCGAGATGGTCCTCGCCAACGTGCGCCGCGCCCTCCGTCTGCCATGGAAGGATCTCGTCACCGAACTCCGCTCGATGCCCGAAATTTCGCTGGCAGGGTTTCTGGAAGAGACTGGTCTTGAGCTGGAGGACCTTTACCGGTCCGCTAAGGGAGGCTGGGCCGAGTTGCGTCGCCGTGCTGAGAACCGTCCCGTTGTGGAGGACGATGCCGACCGCAAGCTCGGTCGGGCAATCGGGCGTCTACTGCACGTCGATGACCCGGTACGGCTGGCACTGCTCCGCGACGATTCAACGGACGATCAACGTCTGCTGGCCATGTTGCATGTTGCGCTGCTCGGTGGCGACGTGCCCTTCGACTCGGGGAAGGGGGTGCTGAACCTGCTGGAGATCCATCCTCAGCGACGGGAAGAACTACGTGAGGTGGCATCCATTCTTGAGGAACGTATGCACCGGGTCACCATGGAGGTCGCGGGCTTACCCCTGCGCCTTCACGCTCGATATGCCAAGAACGAAGCTCTGGCTGCCTTCGGCGTGGACCGTCCCGGTAACGTCCGCGAGGGTGTGAAGTGGGTGCCAGAGGCGGAGGCTGACGTTTTCTTCGTCACTTTGCGGAAGTCGAAGGGATTCTCTCCGACGACCATGTACAACGATCGCGCGATCAGCCCGACGCTCTTCCACTGGGAGTCGCAGAGCACCACACGCGCATCGTCACCGACCGGTCAGCGCTACGTCAACGGCGGCTCGACCGTGCACCTCTTCCTCCGTGAGAGCAAAGACGAGGACGGCTCCCTCGGAGCCCCACCGTTCTTCTACGCCGGACCGATGACCTACGTGTCATCCGAGGGTGATCGGCCGATGCAGGTCCTCTGGCAGCTGGCGCACCCTCTCCCCGCAGATGTCTTCCACCAGGCCAGCCTCGCTACGCCTTAG